Within Nematostella vectensis chromosome 1, jaNemVect1.1, whole genome shotgun sequence, the genomic segment AGTGttataataaattaatgacattttttttttatacttcatCTAGATGGAAGTGCTAGCCTACATATACATGTGCACAGCAACATTAAGGTAAGTTTGTAACAAAAATACAGGTTGTTACTGAACAACCTTATGGCAGGATTAAGTTACTGTGTCTTTTTATTGGACCACTGTTTATTGTTTGAGAAAGtaactgtcttgttacttaACAACTGTTTGAGTTAGAACGAGGTTACAGTGCTGTCTATTTGTATGAATACCTGGATGTTGTGCTGTGTTAATTAGTAGGGCTTTTTATATTTAACAGTATTATTGGAGCAGCATCCATTGTATTGGCTGCAGTTATAAAGCACAGGGTTGCAAACTCTGAGGTATGAATCATGGCATGGAAATTATGAGGTATTCCTAAACCCAAATTTTACTTATATATTGTTATACAGGACTGGTgtgttttggtttttattGCCTTAAGGAgatcattagaaaaaaactGGCTTAAAGGCAGGTGCATCACTGCTAGTTTAGAAGGCCTTGAGGCCTGTTACTGAGTTAAactatcatcattttcattctTAAATATCATCTGAGATTCCCAATACTTCCAAATGTCTTCCGGTTTCCCTTGTGATTTCATGACCTCAAGGAGTGACGGCCAGGACTCCACAGGTTTAGGTAATAGAAAGACTTATCATTGGAAGCTTTGTTGTTTCAATAAACCCCCTTtatgtttaaaaataaatcctttgtttttgataaatgaaaaacataatttatatatttttttaggttcGTCCAATATTTCATCTTTCACTATCAGATTTGGTTGCATCAGTTTTTCTGCTGATTGGAGCGATTCTCTTCTGCAACTACAAGACAACTGTGAACGAAAATATTCTGTGTTCATACTTTACAGCTTTAACAAGCGTGAGTATTTTGCAGAATAGCCAAGGTCATTGCAGCTATATGCCTTTCGCAGTAATAGTTTGTCAGATAACCATAATTCTGCATGCCAATGACATAAAACATCTTTGACTTTTGTAGAGCTTCTACATGAGTACCTTTCTCCTCACTGTGCTCTATGCATTTGAGGTGTATGGGAAGCTCAAGAACCTCTACCCTAAGATAACCAACATCCGACAAGATGATACTGTGAGTGTGCTGGTTATgaagctttctttttttacttaaagtGCATCTGAAGGAATAAATAAGCGATACCGTCCAAAACGGTTAATCCATCGATATCTAATATTTCCTATGATAGAAAAATCTTTATTACCAAAAATCACTGATTTCCCATAATCcccgattttttttacagccttTTGAATATACCAGTCTGTAAAACACCTACTTGCCCAGTCCCCTCACGGATAAAGCTCCAGTTGGCGCGAAATGATCACCATATAAGGAGATTTGCGAGAGCTCGCGTGAATTTGcgtgtgagaaaacaattttgGTTACATGCGGCGTCTTTACCATGTTACTTTATTAGACGTGAAAATAAAGTGCTTTTCCTCTGGGTAGCTGGCTTAAAATGTAAATATAACATTATACAAATATAAAACGTATATCCTGCTTGCATTTTGAAGTAGCCACTTATTGATAATTCAAATGATTTTGCAATTTTGAAGCCATTTACTCTGCATTACTTGCCTCAACATGGTGCCATTGCCGTTATCATAGTTTACTGAACTAGTTGTACGAAATGCTGATTATCTCGCTGAAAGATGGGTCCTTTAGATATCTATATAGCTTACATATAAATTAGATAATGTTTAACCCCCAAAACCTTGATAAAATGCTAAAGAACCCACATTTTTTTGGCACAAACAGTGATATAATTTGCTTTGACATTTTTGCTGTGCAGGTAAACATCATATTTTGTTCCGTCTCACTAGAGATGTAATAATCGCTAAATCCTTTTTTTCGTCTTTGTCCTCTCAGTGCTCTGACCAGGAGCTCTGACCAAATATCAATATAGAGAAcagtcttatttttttaaccattTCATCTCATCGTTTTGCGTGACAATAACACGGCGCCATTTTGGTGTGGGTAACAGCAATTCCACCTTGCACAAAATGCTTGATATCTTGCTCAAAGTTGGGTCCTTTAGGTATTCGTATAGATCACATATAATTTCAAAGATACACGATCCTCAAAACCTAGATGAAATGCTAAAGGACCCATGTTTTTTCGTACAAACAGTGATACATATTTTGTCTCGTGCTGGACATCTCTAATTTTGTGAGCCATGCTCTCTCTGCCttttaaaatgtaaacattGCTAAACTCCATGGCAAAAGAATGGAAAAAGCATTTGTTATATACAGTATGTATATGTGAATAGTAGCCATCTGCCTTTCTAAGGGTACTAGATTTAAGTAGTTTTATTGCCATTCTCATAGCATCATTGCTTTAGCCACAAAAAATTCAATTTCACCTCGCACAAAATGCTTTATATCTTGCTCAAAGTGGGGTTCTTTATTTATATTCGTATAGATCACTGATAATTTCAATGATATACGATCCGTTTTAGAGAGGTATCTGAATGTAAAACTTGCTGTGTTCAAACAAAAAGAGTAAGGTAGAATGGAAGACTGAAGCGAATACAATaatcaaaaacaacaaaatatagcGAGTAGTTGTACTCGTGTCATGTAACCATGAAATAAGACAACAATAAACTTTATGATGTAAGTTAACTAATATAATTCCTTTTGTTCGGATCTACAGATATCACACTCACTATTCTGCTGTTGTCAAACCATTTAGACGGCTGACAAGCTTCTCCTCCATCCAGTTCCCTTCCTGTATTTTCCGATAATTTGACAGACATATATCATTTGTCCGCAAATGCCTCGTCTTGGTATGGCAAAAATACGTTGCTGTATTGTTTTGAGTCGCTTTCTCTGTCTCGATGTCACTGGCATCGCTTTCCCACTCGGCAGAGCTTGTTGATTTACAGGGAGAAGCGCTAATTTTTGTCAATGAAGATGCAGACTGCGACCGCAATACGTTTGTCAATCAGCGACAAAGGTGTTTTACACACTGGTATATTCAAAGGGCTGTAAAAAAATCGGGGAATATGTTAAATCGGGGATTTTTGGCAAGGAAGATTCTTCTAGCATAGGAGATATTAAATATCGATGATCGAGCAGTTTTGAAGGATATCGGTTTTATTCCTTCAAATGCACTTTAATTTGAAGActtaataaaagaaataatttttattgcGCTTAATTTTTATTGCAAGTACTTTGGCATTTTTACTGAAAAGGGTTTAACTAAATATGATTCAAAAGGGAAGTAATTTTAAGTAAACATCCATCACTTCCACCCAAATGTTCTGTGAAGGAAAGATTTAATAAGTTGAATTACAGGGAAGGCCAAGGGAAGGGGTCCCAGATTCTTAGTTCTTTCCTcgattttcttatttttcttcattttttaagCCAAAATTTACTATCTCAACAGCTATTGAGAGTTGGGCAAATATACAGTGTAGTGTTAGCGATGCAAAATATGAATGAGACCCAAGCTTTGTGCCCTATAAAACAGGCCTGTCAACAACTTAGTAGTAATGAGTTATAATTTCTTCCACTTACtcaacataaataaataatggaatatgattatatatttttaatatagCAGGCTTTTGGCAGTTTTCACCAACTTTTCTTCCTCTACACATTTGCCTGGTAAGTTTCACGAATCATCAAagacaggcgcgtacccaggattgactcagggggagggggggatggGCAGTGAtactttaaaaagaaatgatcCAATTTTTAGCCACCAAATGCCTGCAccccctgcacacccccctatgTACGTGCCCAAAAGAGCAAAAACAATCTACTGTATAAACTGTCACACCTGTGACATTTACTGTCTGTGAAAACACTGTAAAGCTGTTAGAATAACGTaacctgaaaaataaaacactagGACATATGGTACCCTGAAAAGTAAAAAGTCCAAGATCAGCATCAAATGTATAGTGTTTTTGAAAATAGTTAAAAACAAAGGTGGCTTTAGTCCTCAGGCCCATCTCTGTGGCCCATGGCAAtattattttgggaaaacagTTCTCTAGCCTAAAcactcttttatgaaaaaGCTTGAGAGATCACATTTAATCTGGAGTATATATGTTCAGTTTGTttggatctagggggagggtttaggggttacccccccccccccccactttgGGCTACCAAAAAGCCATGTAACAAAAATgttaccccctccccactttgtcactgagccacccccccccccaccccccttagcaaaaagctagatccgcccctgatgtTTAAAACTGTGTCTTTTACATGTTTTTATCctcattgaaaaaaattgtctAAAAAAATGATTGGTTATTGCACCACATGGATAAAATGGGACTAAAGTTATGTCTACATTTTTGTAATTCCTAAAAAGAGCTGCGTACGTAACAGTGTTTTTGAAAGTAATGTTCTAGATGGTGAaattgcttgattttttatAGGTTAGGAGGATGTTTATATTATTCTGTAACCTTGCAGGGCCCTTCCTTTGGCCATCACCCTGAGTATCTTtgctgttgatagtggtgaaTCAGGCACCGGTTCACTGAATGATGACATTTGTGGAACGTGAGTTGATAGATTTGtgtattattaatttttgaaCTTTTTATTCTTGTTGTTGCTAATGaattttcaaattgtttttttttcttgttatctGTATCATTCTGATAGTGTGCGTTTGTTTTCATTTGCATTGTTGTTATTTCATTGGACTATATAATTATGTTGTTTTAGGTGCCTTCCCGTCTTTCACTACAGATCAGAAAATTGCAGTGTGAGTGTGTTCGAAATGCATTACTGTTTATAAAATGCAGTCCTACAGTtaaatttacatttttttaatcatttgtCAATTCCCCAACAACAGATATGTTTTTCCTTGTCTATACTGTAGGATACTGTAAACAACGTGTAAGGATACCTTTGGTAATCGAAACAAGGTTTCCTGGGCCTCTTAAAAATGTCTGACCCcgccctccctcccccccccccaaaaaaaaaaaagtgatttAAGCATAATTCCAAAAATAAACCATTATTCACGACTTctcagcaaaaaaaataaataataaaacataaaaataaaaaagttgaCCTTCACATTTCCCTCACATTTCCTCTGCACATCCTACTGTGGCTTTGCATTCTAAAGCTGAAGATTAGAAAATTAATTGAAAACGCTCCTTAaatcaaaaatatataatatttatcACCTCTTTTAAATTATTTGACAGTTGTCCACTGACAATGACCTAGAGCCAGACTGGAATCACATCTACAAATCCATCTTTATTGCCATGCTTTCCATTTGTATGCTTGCAATCGTGGTGAGTTATCTTTTACTATTTCATTCATCCCATTTAAACGTAATATATTGGGCAAGTTTTAAGTTTGTTTcaatgtggcaaatggtgaaGTCATTTAGATGTCTTCGTAAAATAGTTTATAGTAACTTGCCAGTGATGAAAAAGataagactagttccagtatctcacggttaaaccagcctttttgttttgaaatggaggctttttaccggcgaactgtcacattttggcaaaTGCTTGTCATCTTTTGTGCAGCATGGTTTTAATTTAGTTAAAATAgtgactgaagtcagcctttcttACGTTTACTCGAACAATTCAATTTCATTATTcggtttgttttcgccagggCGCCAGAAGTTTTACAGGGGGCGGGGGGAGTGTGCAGAATTAAAATTTATACACCCTACCATGCATTATAAGAGGACACATGCACGTTTACCGTCCGCATGTGCGCACGCACTCACCCAAATTAGATAGTAACTTAAGAAAGCATTTAGTTGTTgtctaaaacaaatagaagatTTCAAAGCGTGCCATGAACAACATTCACACAACTCGACTGTGTCTTGTTGCGTACTTTTGTGTTTGTGACACGCTGTGTTGTCACCTGTGCATCTATTGGAGGACACATGCacgcaaaaatgagatctatttggtAAATAACAGCGATGGTGTAGAATGTGGGTAATTCTTCATGAAAACAAACACTATTTTTTGTAGGGGGTGGGCATAAGCTGATACCCAATCCTAGTTATTCACCTGTCTGACGACTTACCTACTTTGTACAGGTGATTTACATCTTGGCTTTGAAGTTGTTCCGTAAAATTCAAGTCTCTGGAGGTATTTGTTATGTGGGAAGTCTCTAGGGATCACATTACGTAGGATACAAACTATATGAATCTTATTATttgtttgccatttttttatgGTTTGGGAAACTGTGATGTTCTCGATTTGGGAATTTGGAATATGGTTATTTAGAGATTTCTTCACATCATTTTTGTTCGAATTTCAAATAAAACCAATAATAAAGTTTGGGTGATATGGGTTTTTAATGGTGCCATTTTTTATAGTTTAGGAAAGCTGCTGCAATGTTCTCGATTTGGGAATTTGGAatatggttatttcgagatttcttCACGTCATGATTTTTCTTCGAATTTCAAATAAAACCAATAATAAAGTTTGGGTGGTATGGGCTCTTTAATGGTGCAGCGGTCGAATACTTCTCTTGGTTCAGGCTGTCACCTTCCATTCCTTAAGGTTGGGGAGGtgactctccagaaaatatggtgGTGATCGTCCCATCTTCAAGGGTGTAAATTCTTGACCAACTGCTATACCAtatgtggtgtttttttcccGATTTCTGATGATATAACATTCATCAACTGTTATTCCTTATGTGATGTTCAAcgttttttccgattctgctatttCATATGGtgtaaaattcgaccaactgaTATTtcttagggggtgtttaacGGTTTTTTTCCGATTTAATCTCTTAGGGTTGAAAAatccttcgaccacacccaataaGCTATCTCtgaggggtaagaatttcttaACACATCTAagggttaaaatcgattttgccgacgatcacccctgtctgtttttatcggaatCCCTTCTGGGTGTCTATTATTATATCGATGTTCATTGTGTGCTTGTGTTTCAGGGATCATTGGACGCCAGCAGTACGAGCAGCAAGCCCTCGTCCGCCGCCGAGCGTGTATCTATTTCCTGGTGTTCATCGCTTGTTGGCTGCCAGGTCAGTCACTTGGCCTTCACGTGATATTACTTCCCTTCATCTGTCATGCGTGACGCACAGTTTTGTAGGCTCAATAGTCCTGCTTGAAATTCCACTATGCTCGCTAGACAGACGAACTTATGATACATAATCAGTGGCAGCCTTTGTTTGAGACAACCTTCTAACATACTTGCGAGAATCCCCTTGATTTTggaataaaacaatgcaaaaactttTAAATTCTTCATAATCTCGCTGGCATATATACCCTGAGTACCAAGCTCTCAGAGACTCCAAGCTTCAGTTCAAAGAGCCGCGAAGCAGCGACAATCGCTCAGGCGTCGACTCTTTGAAGTGAATCTTGGAGTCTCTGGTACCCAAGAATCCTAGACTCGAGAATAATTCAAGCCCTTTGTACCTATATACCAGCATGCACAGTTATATGTGAATTTCGAAACTGGACTACTTTAGTTGCTCAAATAAGCGCCGAAGCGACACTTATTCATACCATTTCTGCTAGGCGCTTATTCAGAGAAGGTGCTTAATCTAGCAACTACGGTATTCAATTATTTCGTATAATTTTAATTCTGGTTCCTATTTACGTTCCAGGCACTATTTTGGGTATTTTGTCGTTAAAGAAAACCTTTGAATTgaagaaatactttgtattttACGTCATTCAAGTAAGTAAGCAACTAAGCAGCCCCTTTTTCGGAGACCCTGTGGCCTTCCCTAAGGACAAAGCGCTGCATCCTCGATTATACCCTGTCAAGGGTACATTGGCGATAGGGAACCTGCGCTAATAGATCACGTGAACTttaaattcaagccaaaataatcACAGACACGCCAAAgaacgataaaaaaaaataaaatctttaaataaaaacgttttctgacaaagaaatgtcctggctgattcgtaagcgctgaataagttgctttatGTTTATGTTTTTCCCGCTAAATGCCAGAGcacgcgctagtttgccacccaaacagtcacgtgatctcttagcgcaagtccccttgTATCATAAGAGAACCAAAAAATCTGCAATCGGTCTTGTCATTATTCTGCTGGATATAAATAATATGGAACAAGCATgcgattatttattattacaaaAGGCGACTTAAATGTAGAAATCATGTGACCTTTTGAGTGACCTCACTCTTAAATAATCACAGAAAAGGcgaaaaataacctttttgaatgaaaataagccctttctggCTGATCcataagcgctgaataagtttgCTTTTGTTATGTtaattttgccgccaaaagctgGAGCGCGCTAGAGTATGCCACCCAAAAAGAAATTTCTTAGTGACAAGTTTATTTGATAAAGTTGTATCTATGTAGAAACTATACGTATAATCCTCCTTTTTTATACATCTTTAGGTTTGATGACGTAGAAACATAAATTATAGATAGGCTGGATGAGCGTCTTTACTGTGCGACGCACGTTACCTTGGCTACCTTGACAGCTTTTTGGAATGAACCAACAGGGATAGGAAAAATGTGCTATCTGATTGACACATGTGCACTAGCCAATCAGCGTGGCAAAAAAATACTTCAGTGCATATGAGAACACGCTAAAAACCTCCTGTAAAGTTGGTGCTGATCAAGTTGATCTCGAATGCTAATTCGCCACTAGTcttagggcgcgttttttcccTATCATtttggaatgggaatggttggtagagaatgttcataaTGACATTCGAGTtattctgctacaggtagcaaaatgggtggaatggccttcattccatcccggaatgggaacgcgggataaacgaacgcttgctttttctattttaatcattctcattcggGAATCAGGAGTAAAAAGGACGCGCCCctagtggccacggtagcgcgtgtcACACTTAGTTTAAGTACCGTCTTTTGTATCTTAAAATTGCTTTCTTGTGTTTCAGGCGCTTTCCTCGCCCCTTCAGGGTTTTATCAACTGTCTCGTGTATGGCTGGAGACGGCCGGGATTTATGAGAAGCTTGAGGCAGACTCACTGGCCTACTGACCCTTACAGCTGAGAACCCGTACCACGGAGAGTCTGAATAGCTATGTAATAAATTACACAGAAAGCTCAGTGTACAAGGTGAACACGCCCACCACAGGTAGCTCAAATTGTATTTTAGAGACCTCGACGCGATGAGCAGGAAATCCTGCGCCATCATCTAGTTGGTTCGAAAAAGATTAAGTTACATCAACGACTTCCAAGAAACTAACGTTTTGAATGCCAAAAATCAGAATACAAAATGCTAGTTACTCCAAAACGAATCTTAACAGGGAATCCAGCatcttgggctccctgtggatGCTATGTGTGAACTGGATGTCAGACAaggaaaccaaattgattcagTGCTAGTGGATAGCTATTATTCACCCCCAGTCTAACAAGAAGTGAAGCTTGTGAAATTCGAAATTACAAACCTTGGTCTGAACGGTTATCATAATGCAGCTTTGTTGTACAGTGTGTCCATATTGCCCAAAGAATTATAGGTCTATGCATTTTGCTAAACTGCGCAGTATAACCTATAGTTTAGCTTATCGATGGCGAATCAAGCGCAAACATTACGTGGTCCTGCCTTTTGTAAAAATCATGGTCCGAGTTAGAAAGAAATCAATAAACTTTTTAACCAAAGAGATATATTTCAACGGATATGATTGATTAAGTGAAAATAACCGATTGGTGTTTAGCTTCTTGTTACCTATTTTGTGCTGGTATTCAACGCTGTTACACGTTGGATTTCAACTTTTGGAAATTTTATCGTTTTCgtttgacaactttgacattTACCACTGCGAAAATAATATAATgcgaatataataaaatattataatttttgCTTTGGTTTTGACTTAGTGTGTGTTAAATTGCCTTTTCTCAATATTCTTACCTCTATTAGTCTTATTATATTGCATATCTCTCAAAAGCAAGCGAGAGTATCCAAATCACGTGATATTGAtgatttgattgacatgaCAGCACCTTGCAGGTGGCGCTGGAGGTCTATTTAATACTCGTAAAAATGACTATACATTTTCGTGGGTAAAACTCAACGCCTGGAGATTTAATCTTTTAACTGATTAACAAACGATACGTTTTTACTCATCTTTCCTCTAATGCCTTTGCAGTCCTTTggtc encodes:
- the LOC5517344 gene encoding transmembrane protein 116 isoform X3, translated to MSSGFPCDFMTSRSDGQDSTGLDLVASVFLLIGAILFCNYKTTVNENILCSYFTALTSSFYMSTFLLTVLYAFEVYGKLKNLYPKITNIRQDDTQAFGSFHQLFFLYTFAWALPLAITLSIFAVDSGESGTGSLNDDICGTCLPVFHYRSENCSLSTDNDLEPDWNHIYKSIFIAMLSICMLAIVVIYILALKLFRKIQVSGGIIGRQQYEQQALVRRRACIYFLVFIACWLPGTILGILSLKKTFELKKYFVFYVIQALSSPLQGFINCLVYGWRRPGFMRSLRQTHWPTDPYS
- the LOC5517344 gene encoding transmembrane protein 116 isoform X4, whose protein sequence is MRSPLEQGKMEVLAYIYMCTATLSIIGAASIVLAAVIKHRVANSEVRPIFHLSLSDLVASVFLLIGAILFCNYKTTVNENILCSYFTALTSQAFGSFHQLFFLYTFAWALPLAITLSIFAVDSGESGTGSLNDDICGTCLPVFHYRSENCSLSTDNDLEPDWNHIYKSIFIAMLSICMLAIVVIYILALKLFRKIQVSGGIIGRQQYEQQALVRRRACIYFLVFIACWLPGTILGILSLKKTFELKKYFVFYVIQALSSPLQGFINCLVYGWRRPGFMRSLRQTHWPTDPYS
- the LOC5517344 gene encoding transmembrane protein 116 isoform X2, translating into MRSPLEQGKMEVLAYIYMCTATLSIIGAASIVLAAVIKHRVANSEVRPIFHLSLSDLVASVFLLIGAILFCNYKTTVNENILCSYFTALTSSFYMSTFLLTVLYAFEVYGKLKNLYPKITNIRQDDTAFGSFHQLFFLYTFAWALPLAITLSIFAVDSGESGTGSLNDDICGTCLPVFHYRSENCSLSTDNDLEPDWNHIYKSIFIAMLSICMLAIVVIYILALKLFRKIQVSGGIIGRQQYEQQALVRRRACIYFLVFIACWLPGTILGILSLKKTFELKKYFVFYVIQALSSPLQGFINCLVYGWRRPGFMRSLRQTHWPTDPYS
- the LOC5517344 gene encoding transmembrane protein 116 isoform X1; the encoded protein is MRSPLEQGKMEVLAYIYMCTATLSIIGAASIVLAAVIKHRVANSEVRPIFHLSLSDLVASVFLLIGAILFCNYKTTVNENILCSYFTALTSSFYMSTFLLTVLYAFEVYGKLKNLYPKITNIRQDDTQAFGSFHQLFFLYTFAWALPLAITLSIFAVDSGESGTGSLNDDICGTCLPVFHYRSENCSLSTDNDLEPDWNHIYKSIFIAMLSICMLAIVVIYILALKLFRKIQVSGGIIGRQQYEQQALVRRRACIYFLVFIACWLPGTILGILSLKKTFELKKYFVFYVIQALSSPLQGFINCLVYGWRRPGFMRSLRQTHWPTDPYS